Proteins found in one Siniperca chuatsi isolate FFG_IHB_CAS linkage group LG22, ASM2008510v1, whole genome shotgun sequence genomic segment:
- the LOC122870303 gene encoding uncharacterized protein LOC122870303 isoform X2, with protein MIMKFRHKAARSPSNTEKMTCSILLLITLTSCVCGSFPPAAGTFVVNVTQSSYQAEENENITLEWTFTTKPDSSNSLYIYCELTTDRKASVLYHLHEGVEVPESQDGQFAGRVQCDRDVLREGRLRLHVSRLRTEDSGLYLCEVSTNDGSSIDKSRLNVTARDRPEPERPNTESRGMIGLYSALGLIAAAVLGVCYCLFSHS; from the exons ATGATAATGAAGTTCAGACATAAAGCTGCTCGCTCGCCTTCAAACAC ggagaagatgacctgcagcatcctgctgctcatcaccctgacctcctgcgTCTGTGGTTCGTTTCCACCTGCAG caggaacatttgtagtgaatgtgacacagagcTCCTATCAGGCAGAGGAGAACGAGAACATCACACTGGAATGGACGTTCACAACCAAACCTGACAGTTCAAACTCCCTTTATATCTACTGTGAACTGACTACTGATCGCAAGGCCTCAGTCCTGTATCATCTACATGAAGGTGTTGAGGTCCCAGAGTCTCAGGATGGACAGTTTGCGGGACGAGTCCAGTGTGACAGAGACGTCCTCAGAGAAGGACGACTCAGACTTCATGTGTCCAGACTCAGGACTGAGGACTCGGGCCTGTACCTGTGTGAAGTGAGCACAAATGATGGTAGCAGCATTGATAAAAGCAGACTCAATGTCACTG CGAGGGATCGGCCCGAACctgagagaccaaacacagaaagtCGGGGAATGATCGGCCTCTACTCTGCACTGGGACTGATAGCAGCAGCTGTGCTGggtgtttgttactgtttattCAGCCACTcttag
- the LOC122870303 gene encoding uncharacterized protein LOC122870303 isoform X3, which produces MIMKFRHKAARSPSNTEKMTCSILLLITLTSCVCGSFPPAGTFVVNVTQSSYQAEENENITLEWTFTTKPDSSNSLYIYCELTTDRKASVLYHLHEGVEVPESQDGQFAGRVQCDRDVLREGRLRLHVSRLRTEDSGLYLCEVSTNDGSSIDKSRLNVTAARDRPEPERPNTESRGMIGLYSALGLIAAAVLGVCYCLFSHS; this is translated from the exons ATGATAATGAAGTTCAGACATAAAGCTGCTCGCTCGCCTTCAAACAC ggagaagatgacctgcagcatcctgctgctcatcaccctgacctcctgcgTCTGTGGTTCGTTTCCACCTGCAG gaacatttgtagtgaatgtgacacagagcTCCTATCAGGCAGAGGAGAACGAGAACATCACACTGGAATGGACGTTCACAACCAAACCTGACAGTTCAAACTCCCTTTATATCTACTGTGAACTGACTACTGATCGCAAGGCCTCAGTCCTGTATCATCTACATGAAGGTGTTGAGGTCCCAGAGTCTCAGGATGGACAGTTTGCGGGACGAGTCCAGTGTGACAGAGACGTCCTCAGAGAAGGACGACTCAGACTTCATGTGTCCAGACTCAGGACTGAGGACTCGGGCCTGTACCTGTGTGAAGTGAGCACAAATGATGGTAGCAGCATTGATAAAAGCAGACTCAATGTCACTG CAGCGAGGGATCGGCCCGAACctgagagaccaaacacagaaagtCGGGGAATGATCGGCCTCTACTCTGCACTGGGACTGATAGCAGCAGCTGTGCTGggtgtttgttactgtttattCAGCCACTcttag
- the LOC122870303 gene encoding uncharacterized protein LOC122870303 isoform X1: protein MIMKFRHKAARSPSNTEKMTCSILLLITLTSCVCGSFPPAAGTFVVNVTQSSYQAEENENITLEWTFTTKPDSSNSLYIYCELTTDRKASVLYHLHEGVEVPESQDGQFAGRVQCDRDVLREGRLRLHVSRLRTEDSGLYLCEVSTNDGSSIDKSRLNVTAARDRPEPERPNTESRGMIGLYSALGLIAAAVLGVCYCLFSHS, encoded by the exons ATGATAATGAAGTTCAGACATAAAGCTGCTCGCTCGCCTTCAAACAC ggagaagatgacctgcagcatcctgctgctcatcaccctgacctcctgcgTCTGTGGTTCGTTTCCACCTGCAG caggaacatttgtagtgaatgtgacacagagcTCCTATCAGGCAGAGGAGAACGAGAACATCACACTGGAATGGACGTTCACAACCAAACCTGACAGTTCAAACTCCCTTTATATCTACTGTGAACTGACTACTGATCGCAAGGCCTCAGTCCTGTATCATCTACATGAAGGTGTTGAGGTCCCAGAGTCTCAGGATGGACAGTTTGCGGGACGAGTCCAGTGTGACAGAGACGTCCTCAGAGAAGGACGACTCAGACTTCATGTGTCCAGACTCAGGACTGAGGACTCGGGCCTGTACCTGTGTGAAGTGAGCACAAATGATGGTAGCAGCATTGATAAAAGCAGACTCAATGTCACTG CAGCGAGGGATCGGCCCGAACctgagagaccaaacacagaaagtCGGGGAATGATCGGCCTCTACTCTGCACTGGGACTGATAGCAGCAGCTGTGCTGggtgtttgttactgtttattCAGCCACTcttag
- the LOC122870303 gene encoding uncharacterized protein LOC122870303 isoform X4 — protein MIVCQEKMTCSILLLITLTSCVCGSFPPAAGTFVVNVTQSSYQAEENENITLEWTFTTKPDSSNSLYIYCELTTDRKASVLYHLHEGVEVPESQDGQFAGRVQCDRDVLREGRLRLHVSRLRTEDSGLYLCEVSTNDGSSIDKSRLNVTAARDRPEPERPNTESRGMIGLYSALGLIAAAVLGVCYCLFSHS, from the exons ATGATCGTCTGTCA ggagaagatgacctgcagcatcctgctgctcatcaccctgacctcctgcgTCTGTGGTTCGTTTCCACCTGCAG caggaacatttgtagtgaatgtgacacagagcTCCTATCAGGCAGAGGAGAACGAGAACATCACACTGGAATGGACGTTCACAACCAAACCTGACAGTTCAAACTCCCTTTATATCTACTGTGAACTGACTACTGATCGCAAGGCCTCAGTCCTGTATCATCTACATGAAGGTGTTGAGGTCCCAGAGTCTCAGGATGGACAGTTTGCGGGACGAGTCCAGTGTGACAGAGACGTCCTCAGAGAAGGACGACTCAGACTTCATGTGTCCAGACTCAGGACTGAGGACTCGGGCCTGTACCTGTGTGAAGTGAGCACAAATGATGGTAGCAGCATTGATAAAAGCAGACTCAATGTCACTG CAGCGAGGGATCGGCCCGAACctgagagaccaaacacagaaagtCGGGGAATGATCGGCCTCTACTCTGCACTGGGACTGATAGCAGCAGCTGTGCTGggtgtttgttactgtttattCAGCCACTcttag
- the LOC122870303 gene encoding uncharacterized protein LOC122870303 isoform X5, which produces MIVCQEKMTCSILLLITLTSCVCGSFPPAGTFVVNVTQSSYQAEENENITLEWTFTTKPDSSNSLYIYCELTTDRKASVLYHLHEGVEVPESQDGQFAGRVQCDRDVLREGRLRLHVSRLRTEDSGLYLCEVSTNDGSSIDKSRLNVTAARDRPEPERPNTESRGMIGLYSALGLIAAAVLGVCYCLFSHS; this is translated from the exons ATGATCGTCTGTCA ggagaagatgacctgcagcatcctgctgctcatcaccctgacctcctgcgTCTGTGGTTCGTTTCCACCTGCAG gaacatttgtagtgaatgtgacacagagcTCCTATCAGGCAGAGGAGAACGAGAACATCACACTGGAATGGACGTTCACAACCAAACCTGACAGTTCAAACTCCCTTTATATCTACTGTGAACTGACTACTGATCGCAAGGCCTCAGTCCTGTATCATCTACATGAAGGTGTTGAGGTCCCAGAGTCTCAGGATGGACAGTTTGCGGGACGAGTCCAGTGTGACAGAGACGTCCTCAGAGAAGGACGACTCAGACTTCATGTGTCCAGACTCAGGACTGAGGACTCGGGCCTGTACCTGTGTGAAGTGAGCACAAATGATGGTAGCAGCATTGATAAAAGCAGACTCAATGTCACTG CAGCGAGGGATCGGCCCGAACctgagagaccaaacacagaaagtCGGGGAATGATCGGCCTCTACTCTGCACTGGGACTGATAGCAGCAGCTGTGCTGggtgtttgttactgtttattCAGCCACTcttag
- the LOC122870303 gene encoding uncharacterized protein LOC122870303 isoform X7 has protein sequence MTCSILLLITLTSCVCGSFPPAGTFVVNVTQSSYQAEENENITLEWTFTTKPDSSNSLYIYCELTTDRKASVLYHLHEGVEVPESQDGQFAGRVQCDRDVLREGRLRLHVSRLRTEDSGLYLCEVSTNDGSSIDKSRLNVTAARDRPEPERPNTESRGMIGLYSALGLIAAAVLGVCYCLFSHS, from the exons atgacctgcagcatcctgctgctcatcaccctgacctcctgcgTCTGTGGTTCGTTTCCACCTGCAG gaacatttgtagtgaatgtgacacagagcTCCTATCAGGCAGAGGAGAACGAGAACATCACACTGGAATGGACGTTCACAACCAAACCTGACAGTTCAAACTCCCTTTATATCTACTGTGAACTGACTACTGATCGCAAGGCCTCAGTCCTGTATCATCTACATGAAGGTGTTGAGGTCCCAGAGTCTCAGGATGGACAGTTTGCGGGACGAGTCCAGTGTGACAGAGACGTCCTCAGAGAAGGACGACTCAGACTTCATGTGTCCAGACTCAGGACTGAGGACTCGGGCCTGTACCTGTGTGAAGTGAGCACAAATGATGGTAGCAGCATTGATAAAAGCAGACTCAATGTCACTG CAGCGAGGGATCGGCCCGAACctgagagaccaaacacagaaagtCGGGGAATGATCGGCCTCTACTCTGCACTGGGACTGATAGCAGCAGCTGTGCTGggtgtttgttactgtttattCAGCCACTcttag
- the LOC122870303 gene encoding uncharacterized protein LOC122870303 isoform X6 — protein MTCSILLLITLTSCVCGSFPPAAGTFVVNVTQSSYQAEENENITLEWTFTTKPDSSNSLYIYCELTTDRKASVLYHLHEGVEVPESQDGQFAGRVQCDRDVLREGRLRLHVSRLRTEDSGLYLCEVSTNDGSSIDKSRLNVTAARDRPEPERPNTESRGMIGLYSALGLIAAAVLGVCYCLFSHS, from the exons atgacctgcagcatcctgctgctcatcaccctgacctcctgcgTCTGTGGTTCGTTTCCACCTGCAG caggaacatttgtagtgaatgtgacacagagcTCCTATCAGGCAGAGGAGAACGAGAACATCACACTGGAATGGACGTTCACAACCAAACCTGACAGTTCAAACTCCCTTTATATCTACTGTGAACTGACTACTGATCGCAAGGCCTCAGTCCTGTATCATCTACATGAAGGTGTTGAGGTCCCAGAGTCTCAGGATGGACAGTTTGCGGGACGAGTCCAGTGTGACAGAGACGTCCTCAGAGAAGGACGACTCAGACTTCATGTGTCCAGACTCAGGACTGAGGACTCGGGCCTGTACCTGTGTGAAGTGAGCACAAATGATGGTAGCAGCATTGATAAAAGCAGACTCAATGTCACTG CAGCGAGGGATCGGCCCGAACctgagagaccaaacacagaaagtCGGGGAATGATCGGCCTCTACTCTGCACTGGGACTGATAGCAGCAGCTGTGCTGggtgtttgttactgtttattCAGCCACTcttag